The genomic interval TTGCAGGAGGGAGCGAACCACGATTTTAACCATTACACAACCATAAAGTGTATTTCTGACGAGTCAAAAGGATCGGCTACCAGATCGCCTCGTTATTGGATTTGAGGATTTCCTTCGGCTCGCCGTCGAGCGTCAGAACCACCTTACCCTCAGTGATCGCGGCGGGCAGCCGCACCGACACGGTTTGCGCCTTGGGCAGAAGGTCCAGCGGCGCGGCCAGCTCCCCAAAGCGCACGCGGGCGATTTCGCGACCTTGTGCATCGCTGACAACCGCGGTTCCGGCCGGAGTCGGTTTTGCCCCTAACGAATGAACGCGGATGCTTAAGCTGCGACCCTTGAGGTGTATGCTCTCCGTCGACACGGCGATGTCGGGACGGTTTGCCGTCTCCTCTCCCGCTGACACGCGCTCGAAGCGATAGGTGACGCTTTGGCGCGACGGCAAATCGAGGCGCAGGTCCGCCCCGCGCTCCAGTTCAGCCATGCGCGTCCGTCCCATGCCATCCGTGACGCGCCATTGGCCCGGGGCCATCTGATCGGCGGTCAGGATCGCCGTCGCCGCGCTATTCGCAAAGCTGTAGGCGCTGACCGTAAAGGCGGTCGGATGACCGGAATCGACCAGCACCGCCACATCCTCGCCCTTGGCGCCCTCGAAGCGCCAGCGCAGCAGATTACCGGGATAGTAGACATTGCGCCGGTGCGCCACGCCGCCCAGTCGCGTGCGCTGCAGAAGCTCGTTCGGCACGCTGACGCGATCGGACCACAGATGCGCTTCGGTCAGGACCGGCATACGCCGCGTATTGGCCTCGACCTCCTTTTCGTAGAGCCCGCTCAGCAGCGCCGCATCGCCGGTCTTCTGCCAGCGCACCAGCGCCGCGAAATCCTTATCGCCTATGCCGCCCAGATTGCGGTCGATGGGCGCGCCCTTACCGCCGATCTCGCCTGCCACGATGCGGTTGGCCAACTCAGGCCCGCCCGGCGCGCGCGTCATCAGGTCGGCATTGATCTGCGACAGGGCCGCCAGATTGCCGCGTTTGATATCGCCTTCAATCGGCCGCAGATAGCGGGCGTCACCGGTCCAGCTATAGGCCGCCCAGAACAGGCTGCCTGCGCTCTGGATGCCGTTACCCGACGTCTTGTCGGTCGCCCATTCGATATCGCTGGGGAAGGACCAGTTGCCCTTATCGTCCGGTTTCCCGTGCGCCAGCCAGCCGTCCACCGTCTCCAGCAACAGTTTCCGCGTCTGCGGCGCGCCGTTATGATCGACCAGCAGCAAGCCCGGATGGGTGATCAGCAGGCCGAAGTGCCGCTGCCAGCCGAGATGGCCTTCGCGCGCGATGTGCGTGCCGGAGAACCAGCCGGAGACCAGATGGCGGTGCCCGGCGGGATTGACCTCGAACAGGCGCGGATATTCGCGCGCCACTGCCATGGCGCGCTCAAGCGCGACCGGATCACCAGGGCTCATCTGCAGCGCCTGCGCCACGGCATTGATGCCCTCTTCGTAGGAGTGCAGGTCGTCCGTGACGATGCGGCTGAGCCCCCCGCTCCACATTTCATTCTTGTAGGTCGCATCCAGCAATCTGCGTTGTGACGCGATGTAGCGCTGCGGATCGACACCCATCAGAACCAGCGGCACCCAGGCATTCATCAGATCGGTATCGTCGCTCAGGCCCCCGCCGAATTCACCGTTTTCGACCTGACGATTGTCGATCCACCAGTCGACGAAACGCTTGTAAAGCCGCAAATCCTCGACCTGACGCCAGGCCCAAAGGGGCGCGCCCGCGGGCGGCTGCGACTGTTGAAACGGCGGGCCGTAGGGCTGTTCGGGATTCTTCTCAACCCAGTAGGCGCGTGCGGTTTCATTGCCCGGATCGACGCGCAGCACATCGGAAATGTCGCGCTCGAACCGCGTCCACAGCGGATAGGCGCGGATATTGGGCTGTTCCTCGACGAAAAAGGCCAGATTGTCGCGCGCCTGCTCCAGCCGATCGGCGACGTGCTCGGCCTTCGCCTCCGCCGCTGGCTTGAACACCAGCCGCACCTGCGTCCCGTTCAGCGCCGCGGCGTCGAAATCGCGATCGGAGGCGAGGCTGATCATCAGGCTGGCGGTCGGCGGCAGGATGCGATCGCGCGTATCGAGCCACAGGGTGCGCGCTTCGCCGGGTTTGACCGCCACATTGACGTCCATCAGGTCGCGTTCGGGCCAGTTCGGATCGCGCAGGCGGATATTCAGCGGGATGAGTTCGCCCTGCGACGGCGTGACCTTCAGCGCCGGCAGATCGAGGGCGATGCCGTCGAGGCCCGCCTCCATATTCGCCCAGCCATAGGCAAAGCGCGTCGGCGCTTCGCCCGGCCGCGTATCGCGGAAATCGCCGGGGATCAGCAGGTGCACGATCGGCGCACAGCCTACAACCGCCTTACCCGGTTTACGCGGCGCGCCCGCCGGCAGGGCCACGGCGACGCTGCGCTCGGACGGCACATACCGCCCACCGATGAAGCCGCGCAGATCATCGAGCGCCGGATAAAGCCCGGCATCCGCCGAG from Asticcacaulis sp. AND118 carries:
- a CDS encoding LamG domain-containing protein; this encodes MKIPACLSLLWLAAVPAAAQTADKGLLFSLSGDNGLSADAAAGQAQPIFAVGATTTPDGQSGPALRLNDNLALAWSAPGNIQAQRGTLSFFFRPRDDLGSEPFPLFRVAASESSSWDMVWLRIDWNGHGFDAFVTDTNLARSRVSFKMDRVPAKDDWVHVAFAWDEAQGVKLWINGRAAAEKTLKAHYDMGLYGFGPFQRILSPYQVHSMYNFRRSGDIDEIRVYDRRLDDAGVAALATNGAPALPSLTFDRSLWLQRHGFETPDATYLSDPVTRIRKVEFTDTRDLKAKMFRGADGIRETTWPGVYNRSRLEGRNDYFQLPDWNVYSEGGKAYDLTLPDEPWNRIEITGAAFGTLTRDGKALFARKPGVERTSTVVPEHRGGKLRFETTLPETPIQEIAAYHVTKGEVPEGYATLRYTVDASADAGLYPALDDLRGFIGGRYVPSERSVAVALPAGAPRKPGKAVVGCAPIVHLLIPGDFRDTRPGEAPTRFAYGWANMEAGLDGIALDLPALKVTPSQGELIPLNIRLRDPNWPERDLMDVNVAVKPGEARTLWLDTRDRILPPTASLMISLASDRDFDAAALNGTQVRLVFKPAAEAKAEHVADRLEQARDNLAFFVEEQPNIRAYPLWTRFERDISDVLRVDPGNETARAYWVEKNPEQPYGPPFQQSQPPAGAPLWAWRQVEDLRLYKRFVDWWIDNRQVENGEFGGGLSDDTDLMNAWVPLVLMGVDPQRYIASQRRLLDATYKNEMWSGGLSRIVTDDLHSYEEGINAVAQALQMSPGDPVALERAMAVAREYPRLFEVNPAGHRHLVSGWFSGTHIAREGHLGWQRHFGLLITHPGLLLVDHNGAPQTRKLLLETVDGWLAHGKPDDKGNWSFPSDIEWATDKTSGNGIQSAGSLFWAAYSWTGDARYLRPIEGDIKRGNLAALSQINADLMTRAPGGPELANRIVAGEIGGKGAPIDRNLGGIGDKDFAALVRWQKTGDAALLSGLYEKEVEANTRRMPVLTEAHLWSDRVSVPNELLQRTRLGGVAHRRNVYYPGNLLRWRFEGAKGEDVAVLVDSGHPTAFTVSAYSFANSAATAILTADQMAPGQWRVTDGMGRTRMAELERGADLRLDLPSRQSVTYRFERVSAGEETANRPDIAVSTESIHLKGRSLSIRVHSLGAKPTPAGTAVVSDAQGREIARVRFGELAAPLDLLPKAQTVSVRLPAAITEGKVVLTLDGEPKEILKSNNEAIW